One window from the genome of Catenulispora sp. MAP5-51 encodes:
- a CDS encoding 3-hydroxyacyl-CoA dehydrogenase family protein, with protein MTLVGVVGAGVMGVGVAQNLAQTGHDVILVDKDEETLREALTLIERNCRMSRLMGGPEVDAAEVLARITTGVGAKQVAGAEIVIENVTENWDVKRAVHEEMDAACGPETVFVVNTSAIPITKMASVTDRPDRVVGVHFMNPVPAKPAVELIPGFHTSPETVRRTRDLLTAMGKKAVRVKDSCGFVSNRVLMLTVNEAAYLVHEGVASAADVDEVFRSCFGHPMGPLETADLIGVDTILYSVEVLYEHYADSKYRPCPLLKQMTDAGLHGRKSGRGFHDYDPSGRLVAAGSAR; from the coding sequence ATGACTCTGGTGGGTGTCGTCGGCGCCGGCGTGATGGGCGTCGGGGTCGCGCAGAACCTGGCGCAGACCGGGCACGACGTGATCCTCGTGGACAAGGACGAGGAGACGTTGCGCGAGGCTCTGACCCTGATCGAGCGCAACTGCCGCATGAGCCGGCTGATGGGCGGCCCGGAGGTGGACGCGGCCGAGGTGCTGGCCCGCATCACCACCGGGGTCGGCGCCAAGCAGGTGGCCGGCGCGGAGATCGTGATCGAGAACGTGACCGAGAACTGGGACGTCAAGCGCGCGGTCCATGAGGAGATGGACGCTGCCTGCGGCCCGGAGACGGTGTTCGTGGTCAACACCTCCGCGATCCCGATCACCAAGATGGCCTCGGTGACCGACCGCCCCGACCGCGTGGTCGGCGTGCACTTCATGAACCCGGTCCCGGCCAAGCCGGCGGTCGAGCTCATCCCGGGCTTCCACACCAGCCCCGAGACCGTGCGGCGCACCCGCGACCTGCTGACCGCCATGGGCAAGAAGGCCGTGCGGGTGAAGGACTCCTGCGGGTTCGTCTCCAACCGGGTGCTGATGCTCACCGTGAACGAGGCCGCCTACCTGGTGCACGAGGGCGTGGCCAGCGCCGCCGACGTGGACGAGGTGTTCCGCAGCTGCTTCGGCCACCCGATGGGCCCGCTGGAGACCGCGGACCTGATCGGCGTGGACACCATCCTGTACAGCGTCGAGGTGCTGTACGAGCACTACGCGGACAGCAAGTACCGGCCCTGCCCGCTGCTGAAGCAGATGACCGACGCCGGGCTGCACGGCCGCAAGTCCGGCCGCGGCTTCCACGACTACGACCCCTCCGGCCGGCTGGTCGCCGCCGGTTCCGCGCGCTGA
- a CDS encoding acyl carrier protein: MSDSIQAKKQIAEFIHGRFPQAEISDSDDIFALGFVNSLFAMELVMFIEKTFSITVPNDELKIDSFRTVELMADLVGRQKVLA, translated from the coding sequence ATGTCCGACTCGATCCAGGCCAAGAAGCAGATAGCCGAGTTCATCCACGGCCGTTTCCCGCAGGCTGAGATCAGCGATTCCGACGACATCTTCGCGCTCGGATTCGTCAATTCCCTGTTCGCCATGGAACTGGTGATGTTCATCGAGAAGACCTTCTCCATCACCGTCCCCAACGACGAGCTGAAGATCGACAGCTTCCGCACCGTCGAGCTGATGGCGGACCTGGTCGGCCGGCAGAAGGTCCTGGCATGA
- a CDS encoding acyl-CoA dehydrogenase family protein — protein MTVADLERSALGTPDRNSARAFVDRWIVPCANDWDRDGRIPEELLERLASEGLWAPFLPAEFGGAGLDMVTLGAIHEEVGRGCSSVRSLLTVHTMASWAVHRWGSPEQRERWLPRMSRGAVLGAFCLSEPGAGSDTSGITTTAVPHGGGWRISGVKRWITNGQRADLLLVFARVGTGIAAFLVPHDTPGVSVLPIDGMLGTRASMIAEISFQDVELGPDALLGPSGFTAGMVLTGTLDLGRYSVATGSVGIIQACVDACAGYAAQRKVNGAPLSELPQIRAKLSDMVTDARAARLLCEEAGRLKDAGEPSTIMATWIAKYFASTAAARHATQAVQVHGANGCSPDYPVERFYRDAKVMEIIEGSTEVQQLTIAGEAFRGGLS, from the coding sequence ATGACCGTCGCCGATCTCGAGCGCTCCGCGCTCGGGACGCCCGACCGGAACTCGGCGCGGGCGTTCGTGGACAGGTGGATCGTGCCGTGTGCCAACGACTGGGACCGGGACGGCCGCATCCCCGAGGAGCTGCTGGAGCGCCTGGCCTCCGAAGGGCTGTGGGCGCCGTTCCTGCCCGCCGAGTTCGGCGGCGCGGGCCTGGACATGGTCACGCTCGGCGCGATCCACGAGGAGGTCGGCCGCGGCTGCTCCTCGGTGCGCAGCCTGCTGACCGTGCACACCATGGCCTCCTGGGCCGTGCACCGCTGGGGCAGCCCCGAGCAGCGTGAGCGCTGGCTGCCGCGGATGAGCCGCGGCGCCGTGCTCGGCGCGTTCTGCCTGTCCGAGCCCGGCGCCGGCAGCGACACCTCCGGCATCACCACCACCGCGGTCCCGCACGGCGGCGGCTGGCGGATCTCCGGGGTGAAGCGCTGGATCACCAACGGGCAGCGGGCCGACCTGCTGCTGGTGTTCGCCCGCGTCGGCACCGGCATCGCGGCGTTCCTGGTGCCGCACGACACCCCCGGCGTCAGCGTGCTGCCGATCGACGGCATGCTCGGCACCCGGGCCTCGATGATCGCCGAGATCTCCTTCCAGGACGTCGAACTCGGCCCGGACGCCCTGCTCGGGCCCAGCGGCTTCACCGCCGGCATGGTGCTCACCGGCACCCTGGACCTGGGCCGCTACAGCGTGGCGACCGGCTCGGTGGGCATCATCCAGGCCTGTGTCGACGCCTGCGCCGGCTACGCCGCCCAGCGCAAGGTCAACGGCGCGCCGCTCAGCGAGCTGCCGCAGATCCGCGCCAAGCTCTCCGACATGGTCACCGACGCCCGCGCGGCGCGGCTGCTGTGCGAGGAGGCCGGGCGCCTGAAGGACGCCGGCGAACCCTCGACCATCATGGCCACCTGGATCGCGAAGTACTTCGCCTCCACCGCCGCGGCCCGCCACGCCACCCAGGCGGTGCAGGTCCACGGCGCCAACGGCTGCAGCCCCGACTACCCGGTCGAGCGCTTCTACCGCGACGCCAAGGTCATGGAGATCATCGAGGGCTCCACCGAGGTCCAGCAGCTCACCATCGCCGGCGAGGCATTCCGAGGAGGCCTGTCGTGA
- a CDS encoding HAD-IIIC family phosphatase, whose translation MTKPKQGRIKCVVWDLDNTLWDGILLEDENVVLRSDVVAQIHRLDGLGVLHSVASRNDPETALAKLKAFGLQDMFLHPQIGWGAKSESVAYIAKALNLGLDAFAFVDDQEFELAEVAHAHPDVLCVDVADLGEQLARPEFHPRFVTDESAQRRLMYLAQATRDDIERDFSGTNDQFLASLDMTFVIAPARTEDLQRAEELTIRTNQLNSTGRTYSYDELDELRESKNHLLLVASLEDKFGTYGKVGLTLVEKGDDGVWKLLMLLMSCRVMSRGVGSVLLNHVMGLANQAGAELHADFVETGRNRMMQITYAFAGFTEIARVGKLATLKADMARLQPPAPYVKLVTVDEDGTEHVTGPGAAGQA comes from the coding sequence ATGACCAAGCCGAAGCAGGGCCGGATCAAGTGCGTGGTCTGGGACCTGGACAACACCCTGTGGGACGGCATCCTGCTGGAGGACGAGAACGTCGTCCTGCGCTCGGACGTCGTCGCGCAGATCCACCGGCTCGACGGCCTCGGCGTCCTGCACTCGGTCGCCAGCCGCAACGACCCGGAGACCGCGCTGGCCAAGCTGAAGGCGTTCGGGCTGCAGGACATGTTCCTGCACCCGCAGATCGGCTGGGGCGCCAAGTCCGAGTCGGTCGCGTACATCGCCAAGGCCCTGAACCTGGGCCTGGACGCCTTCGCCTTCGTCGACGACCAGGAGTTCGAGCTCGCCGAGGTCGCGCACGCGCACCCCGACGTGCTCTGCGTGGACGTCGCCGACCTGGGTGAGCAGCTGGCCCGGCCGGAGTTCCACCCGCGCTTCGTCACCGACGAGTCGGCCCAGCGCCGCCTGATGTACCTGGCGCAGGCCACCCGCGACGACATCGAGCGCGACTTCAGCGGCACGAACGACCAGTTCCTGGCGAGCCTGGACATGACCTTCGTCATCGCCCCGGCCCGCACCGAGGACCTGCAGCGCGCCGAGGAACTGACGATCCGCACCAACCAGCTGAACTCCACCGGCCGCACCTACTCCTACGACGAGCTCGACGAGCTGCGCGAGTCCAAGAACCACCTGCTGCTCGTGGCCTCGCTGGAGGACAAGTTCGGCACCTACGGCAAGGTCGGCCTGACCCTGGTGGAGAAGGGCGACGACGGCGTCTGGAAACTCCTGATGCTGCTCATGTCCTGCCGGGTGATGTCCCGCGGCGTCGGCTCGGTGCTGCTGAACCACGTCATGGGGCTGGCGAACCAGGCCGGCGCGGAGCTGCACGCCGACTTCGTCGAGACCGGCCGGAACCGGATGATGCAGATCACCTACGCCTTCGCCGGCTTCACGGAGATCGCCCGGGTGGGCAAGCTCGCCACCCTGAAGGCCGACATGGCGCGGCTTCAGCCGCCGGCTCCGTACGTGAAGCTGGTGACCGTGGACGAGGACGGGACCGAGCACGTGACCGGCCCCGGCGCGGCGGGCCAGGCATGA
- a CDS encoding thioesterase II family protein, translating to MSTERWLPFPRPPGEVRLYCVPHAGGGASSFRPWIGAMPGVAVCPLQPPAREARFRDEPIRAMEQMASEIADVVQDSADGPYAVYGHSLGALTAFETVRELRRRDSRTPMPVHLFVSGCPAPQIRDSLLPNVHDASDEEVVALLRRLGGTPESLLGDPGLLGLILPAVRADLEVKETYRYTPEAPLDLPLTVLDADDDPRAGTAGTAAWREQAAAEFALHTVGQGHFAVFEQAQITHKYLLEALTPWL from the coding sequence ATGAGCACCGAACGCTGGCTGCCGTTCCCGCGCCCGCCGGGCGAGGTCCGGTTGTACTGCGTCCCGCACGCCGGCGGCGGCGCGTCGTCCTTCCGGCCCTGGATCGGTGCCATGCCCGGCGTCGCGGTCTGCCCGCTGCAACCCCCGGCGCGCGAGGCCCGGTTCCGGGACGAGCCGATCCGCGCCATGGAACAGATGGCGTCCGAGATCGCGGACGTGGTGCAGGACAGTGCCGACGGACCGTATGCGGTCTACGGCCACAGTCTCGGCGCCCTGACCGCCTTCGAGACCGTCCGCGAGCTCCGACGCCGGGATTCACGGACACCGATGCCGGTGCACCTGTTCGTCTCCGGCTGCCCGGCGCCGCAGATCCGGGACAGCCTGCTGCCGAACGTCCACGACGCCTCCGACGAGGAGGTCGTGGCGCTGCTGCGGCGCCTCGGCGGAACGCCGGAAAGCCTGCTGGGCGACCCGGGCCTGCTCGGGCTGATCCTGCCGGCGGTCCGGGCGGACCTGGAGGTGAAGGAGACCTACCGCTACACCCCCGAAGCGCCGCTGGACCTGCCGCTGACCGTGCTGGACGCCGACGACGACCCGCGCGCCGGCACCGCCGGCACGGCGGCCTGGCGCGAGCAGGCGGCCGCGGAGTTCGCCCTGCACACCGTGGGCCAGGGCCACTTCGCAGTGTTCGAACAAGCCCAGATCACCCACAAGTACCTGCTGGAGGCCCTGACCCCGTGGCTGTGA
- a CDS encoding 4'-phosphopantetheinyl transferase superfamily protein, protein MAVTAVRVWRAALDQDGDPHRWLSHEERARAARYASPDEGRRFAVARAVLRSVLGEACGLAPDEVVIGTEDGGRPIIELCDGRLPSDFPPPDFPPPDLMPPDFNVSHSGRWALIAVAPPGKRVGVDLEWDGREVDCLAMARTLFQPAEAEALARLEGVWRRREFFRLWTAKEAYVKADGAGVAGLRAVLVDGATARSSAPSAGFPAELPVRWFSAAPGYPAALVVSGGAEGPAAPAEFELCDRFLDS, encoded by the coding sequence GTGGCTGTGACCGCGGTCCGGGTCTGGCGCGCCGCGCTGGACCAGGACGGGGATCCGCACCGGTGGCTCAGCCACGAGGAACGAGCGCGCGCCGCCCGATACGCGAGCCCTGACGAAGGGCGCCGGTTCGCGGTGGCGCGCGCTGTTCTGCGTTCGGTGCTGGGGGAGGCCTGCGGCCTGGCCCCGGACGAGGTCGTCATCGGGACCGAGGACGGAGGGCGGCCGATCATCGAACTCTGCGACGGTCGCCTGCCATCAGACTTCCCGCCGCCGGACTTCCCGCCGCCGGACTTGATGCCGCCGGACTTCAACGTGTCCCATTCCGGGCGCTGGGCGTTGATCGCCGTGGCGCCGCCGGGGAAGCGCGTCGGCGTGGACCTTGAGTGGGACGGCCGGGAGGTGGACTGCCTGGCCATGGCGCGGACGCTGTTCCAGCCGGCCGAGGCCGAGGCCCTGGCGCGGTTGGAGGGCGTGTGGCGGCGGCGGGAGTTCTTCCGGCTGTGGACGGCCAAAGAGGCCTACGTCAAAGCCGACGGCGCCGGTGTCGCCGGGCTGCGCGCCGTCCTGGTGGACGGCGCGACAGCGCGGTCGTCGGCGCCGTCGGCGGGCTTCCCTGCTGAGCTGCCCGTCCGCTGGTTCTCCGCCGCACCCGGTTATCCGGCCGCGCTCGTGGTGTCGGGCGGGGCCGAGGGCCCAGCGGCGCCGGCAGAGTTCGAGCTCTGTGACCGGTTCCTCGACAGCTGA
- a CDS encoding condensation domain-containing protein — MTGTAQDTKTGALGLGQRYIWLRHHQLPAEARHDAHIVTRFPLPPGLSVPQIRTALGHLVRRHEALRTTYHHDADSDPWQRVHPAGPVKLVQATAEQDGTPPPAAVVQELSTAPFDLAADWPLRACVITDGGTPRQLVVVMNHMAFDAWSVDRFERELEVLGTALATRRPASLEPVRYQPLHLVGHESQTEFRDRHEQASEFWREQAARLSSDLFARRRGGPADPNAATLTSPAALAASRQLADRAGLWPSLVHVAVFTALAAAYTGDGLVPHWNFHGNRGEDAYSDVLTCRFSPLLMIVDGRDDPSFSELLGRVAEQTEAVRDHTALGYDEMLEILACAGAIRGRDLRIGSELNFLGHAAHTAGVRRTTFVRNAAPTAWAAFGSDVYLRITELRDAVSVNLQAAGAVMDAETVERFLRGYEAVLLALAEPDADLRISDIRALAGFDEPAEPSRDRAAGGVAGTAGAELAGTEPAGAETLLELRGAIGRAMDICADMLDLDSAYVPNGGRVLRLPRVLDLLRERGYGGLTLHDLAGGTPLRVLANQLSRNRSQSSNSAGAAGPSAPPDTTSAAG; from the coding sequence GTGACGGGGACGGCTCAGGACACGAAGACCGGCGCTTTGGGACTGGGCCAGCGCTACATCTGGCTGCGGCACCACCAGCTGCCCGCCGAGGCGCGCCACGACGCGCACATCGTCACCCGCTTCCCGCTGCCGCCGGGGTTGTCGGTGCCGCAGATCCGGACGGCGCTGGGCCACCTGGTGCGCCGGCACGAGGCGCTGCGGACCACCTACCACCACGACGCGGACAGCGATCCGTGGCAGCGGGTGCACCCGGCCGGGCCGGTGAAGCTGGTCCAGGCCACGGCCGAGCAGGACGGCACCCCGCCGCCGGCCGCCGTGGTCCAGGAGCTGTCCACGGCGCCGTTCGACCTGGCCGCCGACTGGCCGCTGCGGGCCTGTGTGATCACCGACGGCGGCACGCCGCGCCAGCTGGTGGTCGTCATGAACCACATGGCTTTCGACGCCTGGAGCGTGGACCGCTTCGAGCGGGAGCTGGAGGTTCTCGGCACCGCGCTGGCCACCCGCCGGCCGGCCAGTCTGGAACCGGTGCGCTACCAGCCGCTGCACCTGGTCGGCCACGAGAGCCAGACCGAGTTCCGGGACCGGCACGAGCAGGCCTCGGAGTTCTGGCGCGAGCAGGCGGCGCGCCTGAGCTCCGATCTGTTCGCCCGGCGCCGCGGCGGCCCGGCCGACCCGAACGCCGCCACCCTGACCTCCCCCGCGGCTCTGGCCGCCAGTCGGCAGCTGGCGGACCGGGCCGGGCTGTGGCCCTCGCTGGTCCACGTCGCGGTGTTCACGGCGTTGGCCGCGGCCTACACCGGCGACGGCCTGGTCCCGCACTGGAACTTCCACGGCAACCGCGGCGAGGACGCCTACAGCGATGTGCTGACGTGCCGCTTCTCGCCGCTGCTGATGATCGTGGACGGCCGGGACGACCCGTCGTTCTCCGAACTGCTGGGCCGGGTCGCCGAGCAGACCGAGGCGGTCCGCGACCACACCGCGCTGGGCTACGACGAGATGCTGGAGATCCTGGCCTGCGCCGGCGCCATCCGCGGCCGGGACCTGCGGATCGGCTCGGAACTCAACTTCCTGGGCCACGCCGCGCACACCGCGGGCGTCCGGCGCACGACCTTCGTGCGGAACGCGGCGCCGACCGCGTGGGCCGCGTTCGGCTCGGACGTGTATCTGCGGATCACCGAACTGCGCGACGCGGTCTCGGTGAACCTGCAGGCCGCCGGCGCCGTGATGGACGCCGAGACCGTCGAGCGCTTCCTGCGCGGCTATGAGGCGGTGCTGCTTGCCCTGGCCGAGCCGGACGCGGATCTGCGCATCAGCGATATCAGGGCCCTGGCCGGCTTCGACGAGCCCGCGGAGCCCTCGCGGGACCGCGCGGCGGGAGGCGTCGCGGGAACGGCGGGAGCAGAGCTGGCGGGAACGGAGCCGGCGGGCGCGGAGACCCTCCTGGAGCTGCGCGGCGCCATCGGCCGGGCGATGGACATCTGCGCCGACATGCTCGACCTGGACTCGGCCTATGTGCCGAACGGCGGCCGGGTACTGCGGCTGCCGCGCGTGCTGGACCTGCTCCGCGAGCGCGGCTACGGCGGCCTGACGCTGCACGATCTGGCCGGCGGGACGCCGTTGCGGGTGCTGGCGAATCAGCTGTCGAGGAACCGGTCACAGAGCTCGAACTCTGCCGGCGCCGCTGGGCCCTCGGCCCCGCCCGACACCACGAGCGCGGCCGGATAA
- a CDS encoding pyridoxal-dependent decarboxylase, exosortase A system-associated → MTLTEDLAARFGRHEGELAVGGVPVRRLAARVGATPFFAYDRALLTERVAAVRRALPDGIHLSYAVKANPMPALLHHMSTLVDGFDVASGLELRAALDTPVGPAKVSFAGPGKTADELSQAVAAGVTVELESELELARVRAAAAETGVTARVAVRVNPDFAVRGSGMRLGGGPQQFGVDAERVPDLLGLMGDGDLEFQGFHIFAGSQNLRAEEICGAQRRTIDLVLALAEHAPSPVRYVNVGGGFGIPYTARDSALDLAPIGENLAKLTDVVAAGLPGARIAVELGRYLVGEAGVYVTRVLDRKASRGKVFLVVDGGMHHQLAASGNFGQTIRRNYPLAVANRIDDPAAAKVSVVGCLCTPLDLLGDDIELPDADVGDLIVLFQAGAYGLTASPTAFLSHPAPVEVLV, encoded by the coding sequence ATGACCTTGACCGAAGACCTCGCCGCCCGGTTCGGCCGGCACGAGGGCGAGCTGGCCGTCGGCGGCGTCCCGGTGCGGCGGCTGGCCGCCCGCGTCGGGGCGACGCCGTTCTTCGCCTACGACCGTGCCCTGCTCACCGAGCGGGTCGCCGCGGTCCGGCGCGCGCTGCCGGACGGCATCCACCTGAGCTACGCCGTGAAGGCCAACCCGATGCCGGCGCTGCTGCACCACATGAGCACCCTGGTCGACGGCTTCGACGTGGCCTCGGGCCTGGAACTGCGCGCCGCCCTCGACACCCCGGTGGGCCCGGCCAAGGTGAGCTTCGCCGGCCCCGGCAAGACCGCGGACGAGCTGAGCCAGGCCGTGGCCGCCGGGGTGACCGTCGAACTGGAGTCAGAGCTCGAACTCGCCCGGGTCCGCGCCGCGGCCGCCGAGACCGGCGTCACGGCCCGGGTCGCGGTCCGGGTGAACCCCGACTTCGCCGTGCGCGGCTCCGGCATGCGCCTGGGCGGCGGCCCGCAGCAGTTCGGCGTGGACGCCGAGCGCGTCCCGGACCTGCTGGGCCTCATGGGCGACGGGGACCTGGAGTTCCAGGGCTTCCACATCTTCGCCGGCTCGCAGAACCTGCGCGCCGAGGAGATCTGCGGGGCGCAGCGCCGCACCATCGACCTGGTCCTCGCCCTCGCCGAGCACGCGCCCTCGCCGGTCCGCTACGTCAACGTCGGCGGCGGCTTCGGCATCCCCTACACCGCACGGGACTCCGCACTGGACCTGGCGCCGATCGGGGAGAACCTGGCGAAGCTGACCGACGTGGTGGCCGCCGGCCTGCCCGGCGCCCGGATCGCGGTCGAGTTGGGCCGCTACCTGGTCGGCGAGGCCGGCGTGTACGTCACGCGGGTACTGGACCGCAAGGCGTCGCGCGGCAAGGTGTTCCTGGTCGTGGACGGCGGCATGCACCACCAACTGGCGGCCTCGGGCAACTTCGGGCAGACGATCCGCCGCAACTACCCGCTGGCGGTGGCGAACCGCATCGACGACCCGGCCGCGGCCAAGGTCTCGGTGGTCGGGTGCCTGTGCACCCCGCTGGACCTGCTCGGCGACGACATCGAGCTGCCGGACGCGGACGTCGGCGACCTGATCGTGCTTTTCCAAGCCGGGGCCTACGGTCTGACGGCCAGTCCGACCGCCTTCCTCAGCCACCCGGCACCGGTCGAGGTGCTTGTCTGA
- a CDS encoding condensation domain-containing protein, translating into MPNTVAPTPLSHGQLYSWREVESYPPPWRAEANLSATWDLRGLTPERLAAALRRLIELHEPLRTSYSIDGDGVPAQHVHPVEDVGGGDGGGDVHDGGGGGGDGGGLCGLDPATGLPRAIETADRQITDFADPIRTTEALAAQAIPMTGGPCWRGSLVTTDGAPMFVSLAFSHLILDVWSMIELERRFRILAEDPGADLDAGASQRDLSAAQHAEKWQTRQASAEKYWRGVLAEAPAGFRQALPTLGTGQTKPRVQAVLHSHRLTALAAEAARQHAVTVPAVLLAMVTTALAEHLGTEGTVISLMSNNRFAPDHRHVVGTLNQLIPIALPVDRAGTLAEHVKRTHWAGAKAYRYSCYDVDRIAAQTEGSADGWYNRLFPAWFNYLPFDDRVADPAEHAPAELVWTEKPRKYGQPFDVRVTAQDGRTSVQLRTDPDVVDAEALAGMLRTVAFGVQRAVAAPESGLKELWTPAEPDPALFPGD; encoded by the coding sequence ATGCCGAACACCGTCGCGCCCACGCCGCTCAGCCACGGCCAGCTCTACAGCTGGCGCGAGGTGGAGTCCTACCCGCCGCCGTGGCGGGCCGAGGCGAACCTGTCGGCGACCTGGGACCTGCGAGGCCTGACCCCCGAGCGGCTGGCGGCGGCGCTGCGCCGGCTGATCGAGCTGCACGAGCCGTTGCGCACCAGCTACTCGATCGACGGCGACGGCGTCCCGGCGCAGCACGTGCATCCGGTGGAGGACGTCGGCGGCGGCGATGGTGGCGGTGACGTCCACGACGGCGGCGGTGGCGGCGGCGATGGCGGTGGCCTCTGCGGCTTGGATCCCGCCACCGGGCTGCCGCGCGCGATCGAGACCGCCGACCGGCAGATCACCGACTTCGCCGACCCGATCCGCACCACCGAGGCCCTGGCGGCGCAAGCGATCCCGATGACCGGCGGCCCCTGCTGGCGCGGCTCGCTGGTGACCACCGACGGCGCACCGATGTTCGTCTCGCTGGCGTTCTCGCACCTGATCCTGGACGTCTGGTCGATGATCGAGCTGGAGCGCCGCTTCCGGATCTTGGCCGAGGACCCCGGGGCCGATCTCGACGCCGGGGCCTCGCAGCGGGATCTATCGGCGGCTCAGCATGCTGAGAAGTGGCAGACAAGGCAGGCGTCCGCGGAGAAGTACTGGCGCGGCGTGCTCGCCGAGGCGCCGGCCGGCTTCCGCCAGGCCCTGCCGACGCTGGGCACCGGCCAGACCAAGCCGCGTGTGCAGGCCGTCCTGCACTCCCACCGGCTGACGGCCTTGGCCGCCGAGGCCGCGCGCCAGCATGCGGTCACGGTGCCGGCCGTGCTGCTCGCGATGGTCACCACGGCCCTCGCGGAACACCTCGGCACCGAGGGCACGGTCATCAGCCTGATGTCGAACAACCGCTTCGCACCGGACCACCGCCACGTGGTCGGCACGCTGAACCAGCTCATCCCGATCGCCCTGCCGGTGGACCGCGCCGGAACGCTGGCCGAGCACGTGAAGCGAACGCACTGGGCCGGCGCGAAGGCCTACCGGTACTCCTGCTACGACGTGGACCGGATCGCCGCGCAGACCGAGGGATCTGCCGACGGCTGGTACAACCGCCTGTTCCCGGCATGGTTCAACTACCTGCCGTTCGACGACCGGGTCGCCGATCCGGCTGAGCACGCCCCGGCCGAACTCGTCTGGACGGAGAAGCCGCGGAAGTACGGGCAGCCGTTCGACGTGCGGGTCACGGCTCAGGACGGCCGGACCAGCGTCCAGCTGCGCACCGATCCGGACGTCGTGGACGCCGAGGCGCTGGCCGGGATGCTGCGCACGGTCGCGTTCGGCGTTCAGCGTGCGGTGGCGGCGCCGGAGAGCGGGCTCAAGGAGCTGTGGACGCCCGCTGAGCCCGATCCGGCGCTGTTCCCTGGTGATTAG